A DNA window from Brenneria izadpanahii contains the following coding sequences:
- a CDS encoding TolC family protein, which translates to MSMSKHHSLRAWLAMLLWLPAVSFAADLDLEQALQAAERYSADLSANRHQISALQNMADSATQLPDPQLRFGVENLPLGGNNGSRLTREGMTMQRIGVMQTYVSSTKRENKARSLRAEADSLRSNSEAIRARLQRETAQAWLELALSQQSLKEVRSLANESRRQIPLQKAGVAAGGEASGVLDARLTLAAMQDKLADAERDVQIARARMVQLTGIADINVRGALPRFERLPAPPDELSKTIRLHPEMQLAQRESELAQARAAQSAVAAIPDVGVELYYAKRGDDYDDMAGVMVTVDLPLFKSRRQDKDYAADVARTQEARDRALLTGREHQALLDTLIAQYQAAQSRWLRQKNEVLPLQQQRIKLMQTQYQSGSSDLASVLEARLSLLESQIDVQTTAREMAQLWATIRYLTPQGNPLQ; encoded by the coding sequence ATGAGCATGTCCAAGCACCACTCACTAAGAGCGTGGCTGGCGATGTTGCTGTGGCTGCCTGCCGTATCCTTTGCGGCAGATCTGGATCTTGAGCAGGCTTTACAGGCGGCGGAACGCTATTCCGCCGATCTGTCGGCCAATAGGCATCAGATTAGCGCGCTGCAAAACATGGCCGATTCCGCCACGCAACTTCCGGATCCGCAGCTCAGGTTCGGCGTAGAAAACCTGCCGTTAGGGGGAAACAACGGCAGCAGGCTGACGCGTGAAGGGATGACGATGCAGCGTATCGGCGTCATGCAAACCTATGTCAGCAGTACCAAGCGCGAGAATAAGGCCCGATCGTTGCGCGCGGAAGCCGACAGCCTGCGCAGCAACAGCGAAGCCATCCGCGCCCGCCTGCAGCGGGAAACCGCGCAGGCCTGGCTGGAACTGGCGCTGTCGCAGCAATCGCTGAAAGAAGTTCGGTCGCTGGCTAACGAAAGCCGGCGGCAGATTCCGCTGCAAAAAGCCGGCGTTGCCGCAGGCGGCGAAGCCAGCGGCGTGCTGGATGCCCGCCTGACGCTGGCGGCAATGCAGGACAAACTGGCCGATGCCGAACGGGACGTTCAAATAGCGCGGGCAAGGATGGTTCAGCTTACCGGGATAGCGGATATCAACGTCCGCGGCGCGCTCCCCCGCTTCGAACGTTTACCCGCTCCGCCGGATGAACTGAGCAAAACGATCCGCCTGCACCCGGAAATGCAGCTGGCGCAGCGCGAATCCGAACTGGCCCAGGCTCGCGCCGCGCAATCCGCGGTGGCGGCCATCCCCGATGTGGGCGTCGAGCTTTACTATGCCAAGCGGGGAGACGACTACGACGATATGGCCGGCGTAATGGTGACGGTCGATCTGCCGTTGTTCAAATCCCGGCGGCAGGATAAAGACTACGCCGCCGATGTGGCGCGCACTCAGGAAGCCCGCGACCGCGCGCTGCTGACCGGCAGGGAGCATCAGGCGCTGCTCGATACGCTGATAGCGCAGTATCAGGCGGCCCAGTCACGCTGGCTGCGTCAAAAGAATGAGGTGCTGCCTCTTCAGCAGCAGCGCATCAAACTGATGCAGACCCAGTACCAGTCCGGCAGCAGCGATCTCGCTTCGGTTCTAGAAGCCCGCCTTTCGCTGCTTGAAAGCCAGATTGACGTACAGACCACCGCCCGGGAGATGGCCCAGCTTTGGGCCACCATCCGCTATCTGACGCCGCAGGGAAACCCATTACAATGA
- a CDS encoding copper-binding protein, giving the protein MRTTYVAFIAGLFLSSPLWANDHQHHMMASPDTSAQKIYQANGIVKQWDSDSVTISHAPIADLQWPAMTMAFRLPDSSGEFKPLPANTPVAFSFMQSDSGYTLTSITPRQK; this is encoded by the coding sequence ATGCGTACCACCTACGTTGCGTTTATCGCCGGTCTTTTCCTGTCTTCCCCGCTATGGGCCAACGACCATCAACATCACATGATGGCGTCGCCCGATACGTCCGCGCAAAAAATATATCAAGCCAACGGCATCGTTAAACAATGGGATAGCGACAGCGTCACGATTTCCCACGCGCCGATTGCCGACTTGCAGTGGCCGGCCATGACCATGGCGTTCAGGCTGCCTGATTCCTCCGGCGAATTTAAGCCGTTACCGGCGAATACCCCCGTTGCTTTCAGTTTTATGCAAAGCGACAGCGGCTATACCTTGACCAGTATTACGCCACGGCAAAAATAA
- the galE gene encoding UDP-glucose 4-epimerase GalE, producing MNVLVTGGSGYIGSHTCVQLLAAGHHPIILDNLCNSKASVVKTITQLTGKAPDFYQGDVRDSTLLNDIFSRHAIDSVIHFAGLKAVGESVQKPISYYENNVYGTLVLVEAMKKAGVKNLIFSSSATVYGDQPRIPYQESFPTGHPASPYGRSKLMVEQILQDLQHAEPDWSITLLRYFNPVGAHPSGEMGEDPQGIPNNLMPYIAQVAVGRRESLAVFGNDYPTEDGTGVRDYIHVVDLADGHVAAMNTLQNRAGVHIYNLGAGVGYSVLQVVEAFSQACGKPVAYHFAPRRQGDLAAYWADAEKAASDLNWRVKRSLTEMAQDTWRWQSTHPNGYPD from the coding sequence ATGAACGTTCTCGTTACGGGTGGTAGCGGTTACATAGGGAGCCATACCTGCGTGCAGCTGCTGGCCGCCGGGCATCATCCCATCATCCTCGACAATTTGTGCAACAGCAAAGCCAGCGTAGTTAAAACCATCACGCAGCTGACGGGAAAAGCGCCTGATTTCTATCAAGGCGACGTACGCGACAGCACATTGCTGAATGACATTTTTTCCCGCCACGCTATTGATTCAGTGATCCACTTCGCGGGCCTGAAAGCGGTAGGCGAGTCCGTTCAGAAACCGATTAGCTATTATGAAAACAATGTCTACGGCACGCTGGTTCTGGTTGAGGCCATGAAAAAGGCCGGGGTGAAAAACCTGATTTTCAGCTCTTCCGCCACCGTTTACGGCGATCAACCCCGCATTCCCTATCAGGAAAGTTTCCCGACCGGTCATCCTGCCAGCCCTTATGGCCGCAGCAAGCTGATGGTCGAACAAATTTTGCAGGATCTGCAACACGCCGAACCTGACTGGAGCATCACGCTGCTACGTTATTTCAACCCGGTAGGCGCGCATCCGTCAGGCGAAATGGGCGAAGATCCGCAGGGTATTCCCAATAACCTGATGCCTTATATTGCTCAGGTTGCCGTCGGCCGCCGCGAATCACTGGCGGTTTTCGGTAATGACTATCCGACGGAAGACGGCACCGGCGTACGTGATTACATCCATGTCGTCGATCTGGCCGACGGCCACGTCGCCGCCATGAATACGCTGCAAAACCGCGCCGGCGTTCATATTTATAATCTGGGCGCTGGCGTTGGCTATAGCGTTTTACAGGTCGTCGAGGCGTTCAGTCAGGCATGCGGCAAACCCGTAGCCTATCACTTCGCCCCGCGCCGCCAGGGCGATCTGGCCGCCTACTGGGCCGATGCGGAAAAAGCCGCCAGCGATCTGAACTGGCGGGTAAAACGTTCGCTGACAGAAATGGCGCAGGATACCTGGCGCTGGCAGTCCACCCATCCGAATGGTTATCCGGACTAA
- the modF gene encoding molybdate ABC transporter ATP-binding protein ModF — protein sequence MSLLKISQGLFRLSDARMLRLDALTIEQHQCWAFVGANGSGKSALARALSDELPLLSGERQSDFQRVVRLSFEQLQQLVSEEWQRNNTDMLSANEDDTGRTTAEVIQDTITDRERCRRLAQQFGIEHLLDRRFKYLSTGETRKTMLCQALMPQPDLLILDEPFDGLDVDSRRQLAAHLPELANQGYTLVLILNRFDDIPDFINQVGILADCTLTRTGERKDILSEALIAQLAYSEKLSGSVLPEPEDPQRHAKLPPDEPRITLRNGVVQYNDRPILHGLTWQVLPGQHWQIVGPNGAGKSTLLSLITGDHPQGYSNDLTLFGRRRGSGETIWDIKRHIGYVSSSLHLDYRVSVSVRNVILSGFFDSIGIYQAVSDRQRLLTEQWLTLLGLNGAIADTPFQSLSWGQQRLALIARALVKHPALLILDEPLQGLDPLNRQLVRRWLDILMSEGDTQLLFVSHHAEDAPQCITHRLTFVAKDDIYDYQTEEIIPTHPMP from the coding sequence ATGTCGTTGTTGAAAATATCGCAAGGGTTATTCCGCTTGAGTGACGCCCGCATGCTGCGTCTGGATGCGCTAACGATCGAACAGCATCAATGCTGGGCGTTTGTCGGCGCAAACGGCAGCGGGAAATCGGCGCTGGCCCGGGCGCTATCCGACGAGTTGCCGTTGCTGAGCGGTGAACGCCAAAGCGATTTTCAACGCGTGGTCCGGCTGTCATTTGAACAGTTGCAACAGCTGGTTTCCGAAGAGTGGCAGCGAAACAATACCGATATGCTGAGCGCCAACGAAGACGATACCGGGCGCACAACCGCAGAAGTGATTCAGGATACGATAACAGATCGGGAGCGCTGCCGGCGGCTCGCCCAGCAGTTTGGCATCGAGCATCTGCTGGATCGCCGCTTTAAATACCTTTCCACCGGCGAAACTCGCAAGACCATGCTATGTCAGGCGCTGATGCCGCAACCCGACCTGCTGATTCTGGACGAGCCTTTTGACGGGCTGGACGTCGACTCACGCCGGCAGCTTGCCGCGCATTTGCCTGAACTGGCCAATCAGGGATATACCCTGGTGCTGATTCTGAATCGCTTTGACGATATCCCTGATTTTATCAATCAGGTGGGTATTCTGGCCGACTGTACGTTAACCCGTACGGGAGAACGTAAAGACATTCTTTCTGAAGCGCTGATCGCCCAGTTGGCCTACAGTGAAAAGCTGTCCGGCAGCGTTCTTCCCGAACCGGAAGATCCCCAACGCCATGCGAAACTTCCCCCCGACGAACCCCGCATCACGCTGCGTAACGGCGTCGTACAGTATAACGATCGCCCGATACTGCATGGATTAACGTGGCAAGTGCTGCCCGGACAGCACTGGCAGATTGTCGGCCCGAACGGCGCGGGGAAATCCACGCTGCTTAGCCTGATTACCGGCGATCATCCGCAGGGCTACAGTAACGATCTCACCCTGTTTGGCCGCCGGCGCGGCAGCGGAGAAACCATCTGGGATATCAAGCGGCATATCGGTTACGTCAGCAGCAGTCTTCATCTTGATTACCGCGTCAGCGTCAGCGTGCGCAACGTTATCCTTTCCGGCTTTTTTGATTCTATCGGAATTTATCAGGCGGTTTCCGACCGCCAGCGCCTGTTAACCGAACAGTGGCTGACCCTGCTGGGCCTTAACGGCGCGATTGCGGATACCCCGTTTCAGTCTTTGTCCTGGGGACAACAGCGGCTAGCGCTGATTGCCAGAGCACTGGTTAAACACCCGGCTTTGCTGATCCTCGATGAACCTTTACAAGGACTGGATCCGCTGAACCGGCAGCTAGTCCGCCGCTGGCTGGATATCCTGATGAGCGAAGGCGATACGCAACTGCTGTTTGTGTCCCATCACGCGGAGGATGCGCCGCAGTGCATTACCCACCGTCTGACGTTTGTCGCCAAAGACGATATCTATGACTATCAAACCGAAGAAATTATTCCGACGCATCCTATGCCATGA
- a CDS encoding efflux RND transporter periplasmic adaptor subunit, giving the protein MNKPLTISLLTLAIASAIGVGYFWGSQQHQTAAPDAQPQSERPVLYWYDPMVPDKRFDKPGKSPFMDMQLIPRYADEAQDDGGVTISARQQQNLGVRTAPAEIRTTNTQTPGYGAVALNERGLHTIVAPSGGIVEQLNVSAPQQQVKKGETLATLWNPAWTAAQQEYLAVRQLGDSSLTQAARQKLSLLFMPETVIRQVERSGKPQSRMTITAPEAGYVNKLEVRAGMQLTPAQPLFELANLDPVWVEVDFPEVQAAQLTVGGEAIASSNAWPGTTFRGTISELLPLLDSATRTLKARVVLANPQKQLKPGMYLSVQVSGQTPQPRLMIPQQALLISGAQNRVLLSEGDGHFVPRKVTVGIVQDGWAEITDGLREGDAVVTSGQFLIDSEASLRSSFSQFSDEKQEMSSQGNSGQTEGKQTGYQTQGVIKAINGNQLTIEHDAVPALNWSPMTMDFTLPQDSLPQGIGIGSKIGFRFTMDDSGIHIQEISPVDAGHGGRQ; this is encoded by the coding sequence ATGAATAAACCACTTACTATCAGCCTGCTGACCCTGGCGATCGCCAGCGCTATCGGCGTCGGTTATTTCTGGGGCAGTCAGCAACATCAAACGGCCGCGCCAGACGCCCAGCCCCAGAGCGAACGCCCGGTTCTGTATTGGTACGATCCGATGGTGCCGGATAAGCGCTTTGATAAACCGGGTAAATCGCCGTTTATGGATATGCAGCTTATTCCCCGCTATGCCGATGAAGCGCAAGACGACGGCGGCGTCACCATCAGCGCCCGCCAGCAGCAAAACCTGGGGGTTCGCACCGCACCGGCGGAAATACGAACCACCAACACGCAAACGCCCGGCTATGGCGCCGTGGCGCTCAATGAGCGTGGGCTGCATACGATAGTGGCCCCCAGCGGCGGCATTGTCGAACAGCTTAATGTGAGTGCGCCGCAACAGCAGGTTAAGAAGGGAGAAACGCTGGCGACATTGTGGAACCCCGCCTGGACGGCGGCGCAACAGGAATATCTGGCGGTACGACAGCTGGGGGATAGCTCGCTGACGCAGGCCGCGCGCCAAAAGCTCTCTCTGCTGTTCATGCCGGAAACCGTCATCCGCCAGGTGGAGCGCAGCGGGAAACCACAATCGCGCATGACCATCACCGCGCCGGAAGCCGGCTACGTGAATAAGCTGGAAGTGCGGGCGGGAATGCAGTTAACCCCAGCGCAACCGCTATTCGAACTGGCAAACCTGGATCCCGTCTGGGTAGAGGTGGACTTCCCGGAAGTACAGGCGGCGCAACTGACCGTTGGCGGTGAAGCGATCGCCAGCAGCAACGCCTGGCCGGGAACAACCTTCCGCGGAACCATTAGCGAACTGTTGCCGCTACTGGACAGCGCGACGCGGACATTAAAAGCGCGCGTGGTGCTGGCGAACCCTCAGAAGCAGCTAAAACCCGGCATGTACCTGTCGGTGCAGGTTAGCGGCCAAACACCGCAGCCGCGCCTGATGATCCCGCAACAGGCATTATTGATTAGCGGTGCTCAAAACCGGGTGCTGCTAAGCGAAGGCGATGGTCACTTCGTCCCCCGCAAAGTCACCGTTGGGATCGTCCAGGACGGCTGGGCTGAAATCACCGACGGCCTCCGCGAAGGCGACGCCGTGGTCACGTCCGGCCAATTCCTCATTGATTCCGAAGCCAGTCTGCGCAGTTCTTTCTCTCAGTTTAGTGACGAAAAACAGGAGATGTCATCCCAGGGAAATAGCGGGCAAACCGAAGGTAAACAAACGGGTTATCAAACCCAGGGGGTAATCAAAGCCATCAATGGCAACCAGCTTACCATCGAGCATGATGCGGTGCCGGCGCTTAACTGGTCGCCGATGACCATGGACTTCACCCTGCCGCAAGACAGCCTGCCGCAGGGCATCGGTATCGGCAGCAAGATCGGCTTTCGTTTCACCATGGATGATAGCGGCATTCATATTCAGGAAATCTCGCCGGTCGATGCCGGACATGGAGGCCGCCAATGA
- the modB gene encoding molybdate ABC transporter permease subunit: MMLSDYEWQAVELSLKVSVAAVVCSLPLGILMAWILVRFRFPGKSLLDSIIHLPLVLPPVVIGYLLLIAMGRRGFIGSWLYDWFGFSFSFSWRGAALASAIVAFPLMVRAIRLSLEAVDKRLEQAARTLGASPWRVFFTITLPLSFPGIVVGTVLAFARSLGEFGATITFVSNIPGETRTIPLAMYTLIETPGAEADAARLCVIAIALSLVSLLLSEWLTRWSRKRLGDNAATRF; this comes from the coding sequence ATGATGTTAAGTGACTACGAATGGCAGGCGGTTGAGCTCAGCCTCAAGGTTTCCGTTGCGGCGGTTGTCTGTAGCCTGCCATTGGGAATTTTGATGGCGTGGATTCTGGTGCGCTTTCGTTTCCCCGGCAAATCACTGCTTGATAGCATTATCCATTTACCGCTGGTGTTGCCGCCGGTGGTAATCGGTTATTTATTATTGATCGCCATGGGGCGGCGCGGCTTTATTGGCTCCTGGCTGTATGACTGGTTCGGCTTCAGCTTTAGTTTCAGCTGGCGCGGCGCGGCGCTGGCGTCGGCGATCGTCGCTTTTCCCCTGATGGTCAGAGCGATTCGTCTGTCGCTGGAGGCCGTAGACAAACGTCTTGAGCAGGCGGCCCGAACGCTGGGCGCCTCTCCCTGGCGCGTTTTTTTCACCATCACCTTACCGCTTTCCTTTCCCGGAATTGTCGTTGGCACGGTATTGGCCTTCGCCCGTTCTTTGGGTGAGTTTGGCGCGACCATCACCTTTGTTTCCAATATTCCTGGCGAGACCAGGACCATCCCTCTGGCGATGTACACGCTGATTGAGACACCCGGCGCGGAAGCGGATGCCGCAAGGCTATGCGTTATCGCAATCGCGCTCTCTCTGGTGTCGCTGTTGCTTTCAGAGTGGCTGACGCGCTGGAGCCGCAAGCGGTTGGGGGATAATGCTGCAACTCGATTTTGA
- the modE gene encoding molybdenum-dependent transcriptional regulator has translation MQAEILLTLKLQQRLFADPRRIELLKQIRHTGSISQGAKLAGISYKSAWDAINEMNQLAEQTLVERMTGGKGGGGAQVTHYGERLIQLYDLLAQIQQKAFDVLQEDNLPLDSLLAAIARFSLQTSARNQFFGTVLARSDQQVQQHLDILLADGKTSLSALITQQSAERLQLKPGKEVLVLVKAPWVNLCVGTPPEAEADNVLHGNIKSIQSGDENSEVLVTLVSGETLCATVPSHIVSQQQFEPGRQVCAYFNADKVIIATLC, from the coding sequence ATGCAAGCTGAAATCCTTCTTACCCTCAAACTGCAACAGCGTTTATTTGCCGATCCGCGGCGCATCGAATTACTAAAACAAATCCGCCATACCGGTTCAATCAGCCAGGGGGCCAAGCTGGCCGGCATCAGTTATAAAAGCGCATGGGACGCCATCAACGAAATGAATCAGTTAGCCGAGCAGACCTTGGTTGAACGGATGACCGGGGGCAAAGGCGGCGGCGGCGCTCAGGTTACGCATTATGGCGAGCGGCTGATTCAACTCTACGATCTGCTCGCGCAAATTCAGCAGAAAGCCTTTGATGTATTGCAGGAAGATAATTTACCGCTGGATAGCCTGTTGGCGGCCATCGCGCGTTTTTCGCTGCAAACCAGCGCCAGAAACCAGTTTTTCGGCACCGTGCTCGCACGCAGCGATCAACAGGTGCAACAACATCTGGATATTTTACTCGCCGATGGTAAAACCTCGCTTAGCGCGTTGATTACCCAACAAAGCGCCGAGCGTCTGCAACTCAAGCCAGGCAAAGAAGTATTAGTGCTGGTTAAGGCTCCCTGGGTGAATTTATGCGTGGGAACGCCCCCGGAAGCAGAAGCGGATAACGTTCTGCACGGAAACATAAAAAGTATTCAGTCCGGCGATGAAAACAGCGAAGTGCTGGTCACGCTGGTTAGCGGCGAAACGCTTTGCGCGACGGTTCCGAGCCATATCGTTTCACAACAACAGTTCGAACCCGGTCGGCAAGTCTGCGCCTATTTCAATGCCGACAAAGTCATTATTGCAACGCTGTGCTGA
- the modC gene encoding molybdenum ABC transporter ATP-binding protein ModC yields the protein MLQLDFDQQLGDLHLSVKEDLPASGITAIFGVSGAGKTSLINAVVGLTRPKSGRIVLNERVLVDTRKHIFLPPEKRRIGYVFQDARLFPHYRVRGNLRYGMAASMGKQFDDIVRLLGIGHLLGRYPLTLSGGEKQRVAIGRALLTAPDLLLMDEPLASLDLPRKRELMPYLERLAKEVNIPILYVSHSMEEIIRLADRILVLDQGKVKAQGVLEEVWASSALRPWLPREEQSSILNVRVLEQHDRYAMTALSLGDRYLWVGRVDAPINTPLRIRIKAADVSLVLQPPKVSSIRNILPARVIECIDVEDQIEVKLSVADQTLWARITPWARDELALSPNMQLYAQIKSVSITA from the coding sequence ATGCTGCAACTCGATTTTGACCAACAGCTGGGCGATCTGCATCTCAGCGTTAAAGAAGATTTACCCGCCAGCGGCATTACCGCTATTTTTGGCGTTTCCGGCGCGGGGAAAACGTCACTAATCAATGCGGTTGTCGGGCTAACCCGGCCGAAGTCAGGCCGTATCGTGCTTAACGAGCGCGTGTTGGTGGATACCCGGAAACATATTTTCCTGCCGCCGGAAAAACGCCGCATTGGTTATGTTTTTCAGGATGCCCGCCTGTTTCCCCATTATCGCGTACGCGGCAATTTACGTTATGGAATGGCCGCCTCAATGGGGAAACAATTTGACGATATTGTCCGCCTGTTGGGTATCGGACATTTACTGGGCCGCTATCCGCTGACGTTATCGGGCGGCGAAAAACAGCGAGTGGCGATTGGTCGCGCATTATTGACCGCGCCCGACCTGTTGCTGATGGATGAACCGTTGGCCTCGCTCGATCTACCGCGAAAACGGGAGTTGATGCCTTATCTGGAACGGTTGGCGAAAGAGGTGAATATTCCCATTCTGTATGTTAGTCACAGTATGGAGGAAATCATTCGTCTGGCGGATCGGATACTGGTATTGGATCAGGGTAAGGTAAAAGCGCAGGGGGTACTGGAGGAAGTTTGGGCCAGCAGTGCGTTACGCCCCTGGTTGCCGCGGGAAGAGCAGAGCAGCATATTGAACGTGCGCGTTCTTGAGCAGCACGATCGCTACGCCATGACGGCGCTGTCGTTAGGCGATCGCTATCTATGGGTGGGCAGGGTTGACGCCCCGATTAATACGCCGTTGCGTATTCGTATCAAAGCCGCCGACGTATCGCTGGTATTACAGCCGCCGAAGGTAAGCAGTATTCGCAATATTCTCCCCGCCAGAGTGATCGAGTGCATTGACGTTGAGGATCAAATAGAAGTTAAGCTCTCCGTCGCCGATCAAACCCTATGGGCGAGGA
- the galM gene encoding galactose-1-epimerase, which translates to MLNEKTAALAPDGQPFQLTRLQNLAGMRVCLMDWGATWLSCQLPIPDSGVREVLLGCASPEQYPLQQAYLGASIGRYANRIANAEIRRGDEVFQLIANQGEHQLHGGPQGFHTRRWRILSQDASQVVYQLNSPDGDQGFPGQLNVQARYRLTEHNALEIEYQAVTEKHCPVCLTNHAYFNLDGGQTDVRRHQLQLFADYYLPVNSAGIPGDNLASVKDSGMDFRQPKTLAKDFLRDRDQITVGGYDHAYLLHRTCGSSESPAANLWSSDGRVLMSVFTSAPALQLYSGNFLAGTPSREGGGYENYAGIALESEFLPDSPNHPDWPQPDCWLKPGKVYRSDTTYQFFSQ; encoded by the coding sequence ATGTTGAATGAAAAAACTGCCGCGCTGGCGCCGGACGGTCAGCCATTTCAATTAACCAGGTTACAGAATCTGGCGGGCATGCGCGTTTGCCTAATGGACTGGGGCGCGACCTGGCTTTCCTGTCAGCTTCCCATACCGGATAGCGGCGTTCGGGAAGTCCTGTTGGGATGCGCATCACCCGAACAATATCCGCTGCAGCAGGCTTATCTAGGCGCATCAATCGGCCGTTATGCCAACCGTATCGCCAATGCCGAGATCCGTCGCGGAGACGAGGTATTCCAACTGATAGCCAATCAGGGGGAACACCAATTGCATGGCGGGCCGCAAGGCTTTCACACCCGGCGCTGGCGTATTCTCAGCCAGGATGCGTCGCAGGTCGTTTACCAGTTGAATTCGCCGGACGGCGATCAGGGATTTCCGGGGCAGCTTAACGTACAGGCGCGCTATCGCCTGACGGAACATAACGCGTTGGAGATCGAATATCAGGCGGTCACGGAAAAACACTGCCCGGTATGCTTAACCAATCACGCCTATTTTAATCTTGATGGCGGCCAGACCGATGTACGCCGACATCAGTTGCAACTCTTCGCCGATTATTATCTGCCGGTAAATAGCGCAGGTATTCCCGGCGATAACCTCGCCTCGGTAAAAGATAGCGGGATGGATTTCCGTCAACCGAAGACATTGGCAAAAGACTTTCTGCGCGACCGGGACCAGATTACCGTCGGCGGTTACGATCATGCTTATCTGCTGCATCGAACCTGTGGTTCCAGCGAGAGTCCGGCGGCTAACCTATGGTCATCCGACGGGCGCGTATTGATGAGCGTATTTACCAGCGCCCCGGCCTTACAGCTCTACAGCGGCAATTTCCTGGCCGGCACGCCGTCACGGGAAGGCGGCGGCTATGAAAATTACGCCGGCATCGCGCTGGAAAGCGAATTTCTGCCGGACAGCCCCAATCATCCCGACTGGCCGCAGCCGGACTGCTGGTTAAAACCGGGAAAGGTTTACCGCTCGGACACGACGTACCAGTTTTTTTCCCAGTAA
- a CDS encoding AcrZ family multidrug efflux pump-associated protein, which produces MLELVTSLLFAVAMVPVMMAIILGAIYGLGEVFNVLSKIGHSEAKKQH; this is translated from the coding sequence ATGTTGGAGTTAGTAACAAGCCTGCTGTTTGCAGTAGCTATGGTGCCGGTAATGATGGCCATTATTCTGGGCGCCATTTATGGCTTGGGCGAAGTGTTTAACGTTCTTTCCAAAATCGGCCATTCCGAAGCTAAAAAACAGCATTGA
- the modA gene encoding molybdate ABC transporter substrate-binding protein — translation MKKQWVKWFAALALSVSVALPAMAAEGKITVFAAASLTNALQEIATQYQKEKNVEVVSSFASSSTLARQIEQGAPADMFISADQQWMDYAQDKDLMDTATRYTLLGNELVVIAPKTSSFNDVAIDDKTDWKSLLNGGRLAVGDPDHVPAGIYAKEALQNLKAWDELSPLMARANNVRAAMALVEREEAPLGIVYGSDAVASDKVKVVGVFPTSSHKPVEYPMAIVKDHNNATVKGFYDYLKTPEAAEVFKRYGFAPR, via the coding sequence ATGAAAAAGCAATGGGTCAAATGGTTCGCCGCGCTGGCGCTCAGCGTAAGTGTGGCGCTACCCGCAATGGCGGCGGAAGGGAAAATCACGGTATTCGCAGCCGCATCGCTCACTAACGCATTACAAGAAATCGCCACGCAGTATCAAAAAGAAAAAAATGTCGAGGTTGTTTCCTCTTTTGCTTCATCGTCGACGCTGGCGCGTCAGATCGAGCAGGGCGCGCCTGCGGACATGTTTATCTCCGCCGATCAGCAATGGATGGACTACGCCCAGGATAAAGACCTGATGGACACCGCTACCCGCTATACGCTGTTAGGTAATGAACTGGTGGTGATCGCGCCGAAAACCAGTTCGTTTAACGATGTGGCCATCGACGATAAAACCGACTGGAAAAGTTTGTTGAACGGCGGGCGCCTGGCCGTTGGCGATCCGGATCATGTTCCGGCCGGCATTTATGCCAAAGAGGCGTTGCAAAACCTGAAAGCCTGGGATGAACTCTCGCCGCTGATGGCGCGCGCGAATAATGTGCGTGCGGCTATGGCGCTGGTTGAACGTGAAGAAGCGCCGCTGGGTATCGTGTATGGCTCTGACGCAGTCGCCAGCGACAAGGTTAAGGTTGTCGGCGTATTCCCAACCAGCAGCCATAAGCCGGTGGAGTATCCGATGGCGATCGTGAAAGATCATAATAACGCGACGGTGAAGGGGTTCTATGACTACCTGAAAACGCCGGAAGCCGCCGAAGTCTTTAAACGCTATGGGTTCGCGCCTCGCTAA